The following are encoded in a window of Geitlerinema sp. PCC 9228 genomic DNA:
- a CDS encoding M48 family metallopeptidase yields the protein MSHPFSIQFYKSPTRRRWLLPVLSVATASSLVLGSTAEVQAFSLGDLLRGGVQVIQGIQLSNMSPEKEVELGKDINEYLIEEENLAISDNERLTRYVNNIGQRLAKKSDRSDIPYTFQVVEDDSVNAFATMGGYVYVHTGLIREADNEAQLASVIAHEIGHIAEKHALKQMSNAAIQRGIITASGIDHSTAVQLGAEFALRRPRSREHEYEADRLGVETLGRAGYAQWEMIQFFEKLTGGASIPEFLSTHPDTEKRIERLKSMLDPQTAKNGYGTNRNTYQSRLNSLM from the coding sequence ATGTCTCATCCTTTCTCCATTCAATTCTATAAATCCCCAACCCGACGTCGTTGGTTGTTGCCGGTTTTATCGGTAGCCACGGCTAGTAGTTTGGTACTCGGTTCCACTGCTGAAGTACAAGCCTTTTCCTTGGGTGATTTGCTGCGCGGGGGCGTTCAAGTCATTCAAGGGATTCAACTTTCTAATATGTCCCCGGAAAAAGAAGTGGAACTGGGCAAAGATATCAATGAATATCTTATTGAAGAAGAAAATTTGGCTATCTCTGATAACGAGAGGCTAACTCGATACGTGAACAATATCGGGCAAAGACTAGCGAAAAAAAGCGATCGCTCCGATATCCCCTACACCTTCCAAGTAGTCGAAGACGATAGCGTGAACGCCTTTGCCACCATGGGTGGTTATGTCTACGTGCACACTGGCTTAATCCGCGAAGCCGACAACGAAGCCCAATTAGCTAGTGTCATCGCTCACGAAATCGGGCATATCGCCGAAAAACACGCTCTCAAACAAATGAGCAACGCTGCCATTCAACGGGGCATTATCACCGCCTCGGGGATTGACCACAGCACTGCCGTGCAGCTGGGTGCCGAATTTGCCCTACGTCGCCCCAGAAGCCGCGAACACGAATACGAAGCCGACCGTTTGGGTGTGGAAACCCTCGGTCGCGCTGGATATGCCCAGTGGGAAATGATTCAATTCTTTGAAAAACTAACCGGCGGGGCTTCTATCCCCGAATTCCTCAGCACCCATCCCGATACGGAAAAACGCATCGAACGGCTTAAAAGCATGCTCGACCCACAAACAGCGAAAAACGGCTATGGTACCAATCGCAATACCTATCAGTCCCGTTTAAATTCCCTTATGTAA